A genome region from Chengkuizengella sp. SCS-71B includes the following:
- a CDS encoding 2-isopropylmalate synthase, which produces MRKIYVFDTTLRDGEQSPGVNLNTQEKVEIALQLERLGIDRIEAGFPAASPGDLKSVSEVAEAVKNSSIIGLSRSREQDIEAARQALQKAEDPCLHLFLATSPIHRKYKLRMEKQQVLETAEAAIRYAKKYFNKIEFSPEDAARTELDFLCEVTEMAVRAGATVVNIPDTVGFMTPDEFGNIFKTLRENVHGIEKIQLSAHCHDDLGMATANALAAIRNGADQIEGTINGIGERAGNTSIEEVAMALETRKDFYEATTSLKLSEIHRTSRLVSKLTGMVVPGNKAIVGANAFAHESGIHQDGMLKEKTTYEIMSPETIGLKESKLVLGKLSGRHAFSEKLVDMGYDGLNEEQIKEAFIKFKNLADKKKNISDEDIRAMLEEKLVSTPEFFTLERIDLSYGNQSTPIATIRIKTNEDAIAEETQEGNGSVDAIYNAIDKATQEEVTLEDYAIKSVTHGKDALGEVHVVLKQGDIAVTGRGVSTDILDASARAYIDAVNRIIDRKTSDSVDKRGNITLI; this is translated from the coding sequence ATGAGAAAGATATATGTGTTTGATACAACGTTGAGAGATGGCGAACAATCTCCAGGAGTGAACTTAAATACCCAAGAGAAGGTGGAGATTGCCTTACAATTAGAAAGGCTTGGAATTGATCGAATTGAGGCAGGATTTCCTGCAGCATCACCAGGTGATTTGAAAAGTGTAAGTGAAGTAGCTGAGGCTGTAAAAAATTCATCTATAATTGGACTTTCTCGCTCCCGTGAGCAAGATATTGAAGCAGCGAGGCAAGCATTACAAAAAGCAGAGGATCCTTGTTTGCATTTATTTCTTGCAACCTCTCCTATACATCGTAAATATAAGTTGCGTATGGAGAAACAACAAGTGCTTGAAACAGCAGAAGCGGCCATTCGATATGCAAAAAAATATTTTAATAAAATTGAATTTTCGCCTGAGGATGCAGCTCGAACCGAATTGGATTTTTTATGTGAAGTGACAGAAATGGCAGTTCGAGCTGGTGCTACTGTAGTGAACATCCCAGATACTGTAGGTTTTATGACTCCAGATGAATTTGGGAATATATTCAAAACACTAAGAGAAAACGTACACGGAATTGAAAAAATTCAATTAAGTGCACACTGTCATGATGATTTGGGAATGGCTACAGCGAATGCCCTAGCAGCCATACGTAATGGAGCAGATCAAATTGAAGGAACAATTAACGGTATAGGTGAGCGTGCAGGAAATACTTCAATTGAAGAAGTGGCAATGGCATTAGAAACTAGAAAAGACTTTTATGAAGCAACTACCTCTTTAAAGTTGAGTGAAATCCATCGCACAAGTCGATTAGTGAGTAAATTGACAGGAATGGTCGTACCGGGTAATAAAGCAATCGTAGGTGCGAATGCTTTTGCCCATGAATCTGGCATTCATCAAGATGGTATGTTGAAAGAAAAAACAACCTATGAAATTATGTCTCCAGAAACGATAGGTTTAAAAGAAAGTAAATTAGTATTAGGAAAGCTTTCAGGTCGACATGCTTTTAGTGAAAAACTAGTAGATATGGGTTATGATGGCCTAAATGAAGAGCAGATTAAAGAAGCTTTTATAAAGTTTAAAAATCTAGCGGATAAGAAGAAAAACATAAGTGATGAAGATATACGAGCAATGTTAGAAGAGAAGCTTGTCAGCACACCTGAATTTTTCACACTTGAACGAATTGATTTATCTTACGGAAATCAATCGACTCCAATCGCTACGATTAGAATTAAAACGAATGAAGATGCAATAGCTGAAGAAACGCAAGAAGGAAATGGTTCTGTTGATGCTATTTACAACGCAATTGACAAAGCAACACAAGAAGAAGTTACTTTAGAGGATTATGCTATTAAATCCGTAACACATGGTAAAGATGCATTAGGGGAAGTGCACGTTGTACTGAAACAAGGTGACATTGCAGTAACGGGGCGTGGTGTTAGCACAGATATTCTTGATGCAAGTGCGCGTGCTTACATCGATGCCGTGAACCGAATTATTGATAGAAAAACCTCTGATAGTGTGGATAAGAGAGGAAATATTACTTTAATTTAA
- the ilvN gene encoding acetolactate synthase small subunit has product MNATKHTISILVNNQPGVLQRVASLFGRRGFNIESITVGKSEEEGLSRMIIVTIGDDQKLEQISKQLYKVIDVIKVIDISANPMVERELALIKVNAEPSIRPEIIGVVETFRATIVDIGPKSIMVQVVGDSDKVKAMVELLKPYGVIQLTRTGVAAMIRGV; this is encoded by the coding sequence ATGAATGCGACTAAACATACCATTTCAATACTAGTAAACAATCAACCTGGGGTATTACAACGTGTGGCTAGTTTATTCGGTCGAAGAGGTTTTAACATTGAAAGTATTACGGTTGGGAAGTCTGAGGAGGAAGGCCTTTCCAGAATGATTATCGTAACCATCGGTGATGATCAAAAATTAGAACAAATTTCTAAACAGCTGTATAAAGTTATTGATGTAATTAAGGTAATAGACATTAGTGCAAATCCAATGGTTGAACGTGAGTTGGCTTTAATTAAAGTGAACGCTGAACCTTCCATACGTCCAGAGATCATTGGTGTTGTGGAAACTTTCAGAGCAACGATTGTGGATATTGGACCAAAAAGTATCATGGTTCAAGTCGTAGGAGATTCAGATAAAGTAAAAGCTATGGTGGAATTATTAAAACCATACGGTGTTATTCAATTAACTCGTACAGGTGTAGCGGCAATGATAAGAGGAGTTTAA
- the ilvC gene encoding ketol-acid reductoisomerase codes for MAVTMYYENDADLNVLSGKTIAVIGYGSQGHAQAQNLRDSGVHVIIGLRKGRSWDQATNDGFQVFTVDEATKKADIVQILMPDETQGTVYREMIAPNLKKGSAIMFSHGFNINFGQIVPPADVDVFMIAPKSPGHLVRRTYVEGFGVPGLIAVEQDSTGKAKELGLAYAKGIGCTRAGVIETTIREETETDLFGEQAVLCGGVSALVKAGFETLTEAGYQPEVAYFECLHELKLIVDLMYEGGLERMRYSVSDTAEYGDYVTGPRIVTEETKKEMKRVLEDIQQGKFARDFILENQSNRAFFTATRRQESEHPIEEVGSKLREMMHWISK; via the coding sequence ATGGCAGTTACAATGTATTATGAAAACGACGCAGATTTAAACGTATTATCAGGAAAAACAATTGCAGTAATCGGATACGGAAGTCAGGGGCATGCACAGGCTCAGAATCTTAGAGATAGTGGTGTACATGTTATCATCGGTTTACGTAAAGGCCGCTCTTGGGATCAAGCAACCAACGATGGTTTTCAAGTCTTTACAGTGGATGAAGCAACTAAAAAAGCAGATATCGTTCAGATTTTAATGCCAGATGAAACGCAAGGAACCGTATATAGAGAAATGATTGCTCCAAACTTGAAAAAAGGATCTGCAATCATGTTTTCACACGGCTTTAATATAAACTTTGGACAAATCGTCCCTCCTGCAGATGTAGACGTATTTATGATCGCACCAAAATCACCAGGACATTTAGTACGTAGAACTTATGTAGAAGGATTTGGTGTTCCAGGATTAATCGCAGTTGAACAAGATTCAACTGGAAAAGCGAAAGAACTTGGTTTAGCTTACGCTAAAGGTATCGGTTGTACTCGTGCAGGAGTGATTGAAACAACGATCCGTGAAGAAACAGAAACTGACTTATTTGGTGAGCAAGCTGTATTGTGCGGTGGTGTAAGTGCACTTGTAAAAGCTGGATTTGAAACACTAACTGAAGCAGGTTACCAACCTGAAGTTGCCTATTTCGAATGTTTACATGAATTAAAACTAATCGTGGATTTAATGTACGAAGGCGGATTAGAGAGAATGCGTTATTCCGTCAGTGATACTGCTGAATATGGAGATTATGTAACAGGTCCTCGTATCGTAACAGAAGAAACGAAAAAAGAAATGAAGAGAGTATTGGAAGATATCCAACAAGGGAAATTTGCTCGTGATTTTATTTTAGAAAACCAATCTAATCGTGCATTTTTTACAGCAACTCGTCGTCAAGAGTCAGAGCATCCGATTGAAGAAGTAGGTTCAAAATTGCGTGAAATGATGCATTGGATTAGTAAGTAA
- the ilvB gene encoding biosynthetic-type acetolactate synthase large subunit, producing MSTLTLKATNKELYTKLMQPDVITGSEILLRSLLLEGVDCVFGYPGGAVLYIYDAIHGNPDFNHLLTRHEQGAIHAADGYARSTGKVGVCIATSGPGATNLVTGIATAYMDSVPLVIITGNVMSTAIGTDAFQEADITGITMPITKHSYLVRDVKDLSKIVHEAFHIASTGRKGPVLIDIPKDISAHKTEFNYDNQINIRGYNPTVLPNKLQVERLLKAIDEAKKPVILAGGGVVYAGAQEELLEFVSKTNIPTITTLLGIGGFPSSNDLWLGMPGMHGTYTANKALQSCDLLIGIGARFDDRVTMKVDGFAPNAKIAHIDVDPAEVGKVVETAIPCVGDVKKVLELVNQKAKAAQSEAWIQELQMMKKEFPLKYKDDNKHLKPQYVIEMIHKTTEGEAIVTTDVGQHQMWAAQYYKFNHPRSWITSGGLGTMGFGFPAAIGAQMGNPDRLVVSINGDGGMQMCAQELAICAIHNIPVKIVVINNQVLGMVRQWQEIIYDNRYSHIDLSGSPDFVKLAEAYGVKGLRATNKEEAQKAWQEAMDTPGPVLIDFIVEKHENVYPMVKQGSTIDEMLMGDS from the coding sequence ATGAGCACCCTAACGTTAAAAGCTACGAATAAAGAACTATATACTAAGTTAATGCAACCGGATGTAATTACAGGATCAGAAATTTTGCTTCGTTCACTACTTTTAGAAGGTGTTGATTGCGTCTTTGGTTATCCAGGTGGAGCTGTGTTATATATTTATGATGCAATCCATGGAAACCCTGACTTTAATCACTTATTAACAAGGCACGAACAAGGAGCAATTCATGCTGCTGATGGATATGCGCGTTCAACAGGAAAGGTTGGTGTATGCATAGCAACTTCAGGTCCAGGAGCTACAAATCTAGTGACAGGAATAGCTACTGCTTATATGGATTCAGTTCCACTTGTGATCATTACTGGAAACGTAATGAGTACAGCCATCGGTACAGATGCTTTTCAAGAAGCAGATATCACTGGAATTACCATGCCCATTACGAAACATAGTTACTTAGTTCGCGATGTAAAAGATTTATCCAAAATTGTTCATGAAGCCTTCCATATTGCGTCAACAGGTAGAAAAGGCCCTGTTCTTATTGATATTCCTAAAGATATATCTGCACATAAAACTGAGTTCAACTATGATAATCAAATTAATATCCGTGGGTATAACCCAACAGTATTACCTAATAAACTTCAAGTAGAACGTTTATTAAAGGCAATCGATGAAGCGAAAAAACCAGTGATTCTTGCAGGGGGCGGGGTTGTATATGCAGGAGCACAAGAAGAATTATTAGAATTTGTAAGCAAAACAAATATTCCGACAATTACAACTTTACTTGGGATCGGTGGATTTCCAAGCTCGAATGATTTATGGTTGGGCATGCCAGGCATGCACGGAACTTATACAGCAAATAAAGCACTCCAAAGTTGTGATTTGTTAATAGGAATCGGTGCAAGGTTTGATGATCGTGTAACGATGAAAGTGGATGGATTTGCCCCAAATGCAAAAATCGCACACATTGATGTTGATCCTGCTGAAGTAGGAAAAGTTGTTGAAACAGCAATTCCTTGTGTGGGTGATGTAAAAAAGGTTTTAGAACTTGTAAATCAAAAAGCAAAAGCAGCACAATCTGAAGCATGGATACAAGAGTTACAGATGATGAAAAAAGAATTCCCACTTAAATATAAAGATGATAATAAACATCTTAAACCACAATACGTCATTGAAATGATTCACAAAACAACAGAGGGAGAAGCCATCGTTACAACAGATGTAGGACAGCATCAAATGTGGGCGGCACAGTACTACAAGTTTAATCATCCTCGTTCTTGGATAACATCAGGTGGATTAGGTACGATGGGTTTTGGCTTTCCTGCGGCAATTGGTGCACAAATGGGAAATCCAGATCGACTCGTAGTATCGATCAATGGTGATGGTGGCATGCAAATGTGTGCTCAAGAATTAGCGATTTGTGCTATTCACAATATTCCTGTAAAAATTGTAGTCATTAACAATCAAGTATTAGGCATGGTGCGTCAATGGCAAGAGATTATTTATGACAATCGTTATAGCCATATTGATTTATCTGGAAGTCCAGATTTTGTGAAATTAGCTGAAGCATATGGAGTAAAGGGATTAAGAGCAACAAATAAAGAAGAGGCTCAAAAAGCTTGGCAGGAAGCTATGGATACACCAGGTCCAGTATTAATCGATTTTATAGTTGAAAAACATGAAAATGTGTATCCGATGGTAAAACAAGGAAGCACAATTGATGAAATGTTAATGGGGGATTCGTAA